A portion of the Edaphobacter bradus genome contains these proteins:
- the lnt gene encoding apolipoprotein N-acyltransferase codes for MRPLPTKLWVLAALSGVLQVLPFPIAGPAPVWRAAFCWIALLPLLWAVLGNNKQGKPLTLAQGAILGYLSGFVWYLGNCYWIYQTMYLYGGLARPVAAGILVLFCLYLGLYHLLFATLLVAFRSRFGRQAAILLSPFAWVAVELARSRITGLPWDQLGIAQIDNPLLTRLAPYAGGYGLSFVIAAINALWLARIQIRERRHTRLILTFAGVAIIVFYVLGLQRIQAPVVLQTNAYATLVQENLEVGAAATEPEPSTQQLLESFSYLSRHPGSRLFLGMPEQRSTPMVDFLPKAEPASTNLIVWPESPAPFQENDPQFRAALSSLAREANAPIIAGNIGIERTTENARGYHLFNSASFVTPQGEFAGRYDKMHLVPFGEYVPFKQIFFFAKNLLNEVGTFEPGTERSIFNVNGHGYGTFICYESVFGDEVRHFTQQGAEVLINISNDGWYGDTSAPWQHLNMVRMRAIENHRWVLRATNTGVTAAISPTGRVVAAAPRHVRTSIRVSFSFENGLTFYAAHGDLFAYACALVTALALALSLRTKIAARESASEIAVN; via the coding sequence ATGCGACCTCTTCCAACGAAGCTCTGGGTCCTGGCCGCACTCTCAGGCGTCCTTCAGGTTCTTCCTTTTCCCATTGCAGGGCCGGCGCCGGTGTGGCGCGCTGCATTCTGCTGGATCGCCCTGTTGCCGCTTCTCTGGGCGGTGCTGGGCAACAATAAGCAGGGAAAGCCACTTACTCTTGCTCAGGGCGCAATCCTCGGCTATCTGAGCGGATTCGTCTGGTACCTGGGCAACTGTTACTGGATCTACCAGACGATGTATCTCTACGGCGGCCTCGCCCGGCCGGTCGCTGCTGGCATCCTTGTTCTGTTCTGTCTCTATCTCGGCCTGTATCACCTTCTCTTCGCCACGTTGCTTGTTGCTTTCCGTTCGCGGTTTGGCCGTCAGGCTGCGATTTTGCTCAGTCCTTTCGCCTGGGTCGCCGTGGAGCTTGCTCGCTCACGCATCACCGGCCTCCCGTGGGACCAACTCGGGATCGCGCAGATCGATAACCCGCTGCTTACGCGCCTCGCTCCCTATGCCGGAGGCTACGGCCTTTCGTTCGTCATCGCTGCAATCAACGCGCTCTGGCTCGCGCGCATTCAGATTCGAGAGCGCCGTCATACTCGCTTGATCCTCACGTTCGCCGGCGTTGCGATCATCGTTTTCTACGTTCTCGGATTGCAGCGGATTCAGGCCCCCGTCGTCCTGCAGACCAACGCATACGCGACGCTGGTGCAGGAGAATCTTGAGGTAGGAGCCGCCGCCACAGAACCGGAGCCGAGCACCCAGCAACTGCTCGAATCCTTCTCCTACCTCAGTCGCCACCCAGGCAGTCGCCTCTTTCTCGGCATGCCGGAGCAGCGCAGCACGCCGATGGTTGACTTCCTGCCGAAGGCTGAACCCGCGAGCACCAACCTGATCGTCTGGCCCGAGTCTCCCGCTCCCTTTCAGGAGAACGATCCGCAGTTCCGCGCCGCGCTCTCTTCCCTGGCGCGCGAGGCCAACGCGCCCATCATCGCGGGCAATATCGGCATCGAGCGCACCACCGAGAACGCCCGCGGTTATCACCTCTTCAACTCCGCCTCGTTCGTCACACCGCAGGGAGAGTTCGCCGGCCGCTACGACAAGATGCACCTCGTCCCCTTTGGCGAGTACGTTCCCTTCAAGCAGATCTTCTTCTTTGCCAAGAACCTGCTCAATGAGGTGGGAACCTTCGAGCCTGGCACAGAGCGGTCCATCTTCAACGTCAACGGCCACGGCTACGGCACCTTCATCTGCTACGAGTCCGTCTTCGGCGACGAGGTCCGCCACTTCACCCAGCAGGGAGCCGAGGTGCTCATCAACATCTCCAACGACGGCTGGTACGGCGACACCAGCGCTCCCTGGCAACACCTCAACATGGTCCGCATGCGCGCCATCGAAAATCATCGATGGGTCCTTCGCGCCACTAACACCGGGGTCACGGCGGCCATCAGCCCCACGGGGCGCGTCGTAGCTGCGGCGCCGCGCCACGTTCGCACCAGTATCCGAGTCAGCTTCTCTTTTGAGAACGGCCTTACCTTCTACGCCGCGCACGGCGACCTCTTCGCCTACGCCTGTGCTCTGGTGACGGCCCTCGCGCTCGCACTTAGTCTGCGGACAAAAATCGCCGCAAGAGAATCTGCGAGCGAAATTGCCGTAAACTGA
- the prfB gene encoding peptide chain release factor 2 (programmed frameshift): MITDLEYTYSPVREKVRDLREYLDSARLRRELATIEEKTADPAIWADPARSQPLMRERKRIETLLADDAELERRSDDIETYFELAKEGENTEAELAREIPSLIDFADKLEARTMLSEESDPLNAIVVVHPGAGGTESQDWAEMLMRMYIRWGERQNFKVEINEVQDGDEAGIKSATFTISGDFAYGLLSGETGVHRLVRISPFDSAKRRHTSFASVFVSPEIDDTIVIDIKPEDLRIDTYRSGGKGGQHVNTTDSAVRITHIPTGLVAGCQNERSQHKNKEKAMKLLRSRLYEYELEKKKAASKKLEDSKLDIKFGSQIRSYVLQPYRMAKDLRTRVEVGDVDRVLDGDLEPFIRGYLRMRREGSLPAEVAPDDEL; the protein is encoded by the exons ATGATTACCGATCTTGAGTACACGTACTCCCCGGTTCGCGAGAAGGTTCGCGATCTGCGGGAGTATCTT GACTCCGCCCGCCTTCGCCGTGAACTAGCCACCATCGAAGAGAAGACCGCCGACCCAGCCATCTGGGCTGATCCCGCGCGTTCGCAGCCGCTCATGCGCGAGCGCAAGCGCATCGAGACGCTTCTCGCCGACGACGCTGAGCTGGAGCGCCGCTCCGACGACATCGAGACCTACTTCGAGCTCGCCAAGGAGGGTGAGAACACCGAGGCCGAACTCGCGCGCGAGATCCCCTCGCTCATCGACTTCGCCGATAAGCTCGAGGCCCGCACGATGCTCTCCGAGGAGAGCGACCCGCTCAACGCCATCGTCGTCGTCCACCCCGGCGCCGGAGGCACCGAGTCACAGGACTGGGCCGAGATGCTCATGCGCATGTACATCCGCTGGGGCGAGCGCCAGAACTTCAAGGTTGAGATCAACGAGGTTCAGGACGGCGACGAAGCCGGCATCAAGTCCGCCACCTTCACCATCTCCGGCGACTTCGCCTACGGCTTGCTCTCGGGAGAGACCGGCGTACACCGCCTCGTCCGCATCTCGCCGTTCGACTCTGCCAAGCGACGCCACACCAGCTTCGCCAGCGTCTTCGTCTCGCCTGAGATCGACGACACCATCGTCATCGACATCAAGCCTGAGGACCTCCGCATTGACACTTACCGGTCTGGAGGCAAAGGCGGGCAACATGTCAACACGACGGACTCCGCCGTGCGCATCACGCACATTCCCACCGGCCTCGTCGCCGGGTGTCAGAACGAGCGCTCGCAGCACAAGAACAAAGAGAAGGCGATGAAGCTCCTCCGCTCGCGCCTCTACGAGTACGAACTCGAGAAGAAGAAGGCCGCCAGCAAGAAGCTCGAGGACTCCAAGCTCGACATCAAGTTCGGCTCGCAGATCCGCAGCTACGTCCTGCAGCCCTACCGAATGGCCAAGGACCTCCGCACCCGCGTCGAAGTGGGCGATGTCGACAGGGTCCTCGACGGCGATCTCGAGCCCTTCATCCGTGGATACCTGCGCATGCGCCGCGAAGGTAGCCTCCCGGCCGAAGTCGCTCCCGACGACGAACTTTAG
- a CDS encoding DinB family protein, with product MSKAPADIGNGELRKQLLALLRGGQAHATLEEVIRDFPEQHRGTVPANLPYSAWQILEHLRITLRDILDFSAPPTGGYHPIEWPDGYWPKSPEPPSPHAWDATIATIRKDLETFEALITRTEADLYKPFRWGDGQNLLREAMLIADHNAYHLGELVVIRRLLGVWHS from the coding sequence ATGTCGAAGGCCCCCGCAGATATTGGTAACGGCGAGCTTCGAAAGCAACTCCTCGCGCTTCTTCGCGGCGGGCAGGCCCACGCGACCCTCGAGGAAGTTATCAGAGACTTTCCCGAGCAACACCGCGGCACTGTTCCAGCCAACCTGCCTTATTCTGCCTGGCAGATCCTCGAGCATCTTCGCATTACTCTGCGCGACATTCTCGACTTCAGCGCTCCACCCACCGGAGGCTACCATCCCATCGAATGGCCCGACGGTTACTGGCCAAAATCCCCCGAGCCGCCTTCCCCGCACGCCTGGGACGCAACCATCGCGACTATACGCAAAGATCTCGAAACCTTTGAGGCTCTCATAACGCGGACTGAAGCCGATCTCTACAAGCCCTTCCGTTGGGGCGACGGACAGAATCTCCTGCGTGAGGCGATGCTCATTGCAGACCACAACGCCTACCACCTCGGCGAACTCGTCGTCATTCGTCGCCTGCTCGGCGTCTGGCACAGTTAG
- a CDS encoding CoA-binding protein, giving the protein MNEPETIRAMLGNPPAEPRTIAVIGLSGDSNKPSHFVPEYMQQHAYRILPVNPMVEAVLGEKSYPALSDLPVRPDVVNVFRLPKYIPSIVDEMLQLGLKNLWVQQGIIHLEAARRAEAGGIRVVMDRCIMVEHRCAGL; this is encoded by the coding sequence ATGAACGAACCTGAAACCATTCGCGCGATGCTCGGCAATCCACCTGCCGAGCCCCGCACCATCGCGGTCATCGGCCTCTCCGGCGACTCGAACAAGCCGAGCCACTTCGTCCCGGAGTACATGCAGCAGCATGCCTACCGTATCCTGCCGGTCAACCCAATGGTGGAGGCCGTTCTCGGAGAAAAGTCGTACCCGGCGCTCAGCGACCTTCCCGTCAGGCCCGACGTCGTCAACGTCTTCCGCCTGCCAAAGTACATTCCTTCCATCGTCGACGAGATGCTTCAGCTCGGCCTCAAAAATCTCTGGGTCCAGCAAGGAATCATCCACCTTGAAGCTGCTCGACGAGCCGAGGCCGGAGGCATCCGCGTCGTGATGGACCGTTGCATCATGGTAGAGCATCGCTGCGCCGGCCTCTGA